A genomic region of Runella rosea contains the following coding sequences:
- a CDS encoding acetyl-CoA C-acetyltransferase — protein MAEAFIYDAVRTPRGRGKSDGSLHEVQPIQLLTSVLKEIQQRNQLDTSYVDDVIMGCVTPVGEQGADIARTAVIEAGYAESVAGVQLNRFCSSGLEAINQAAAYVMSGQVDMIVAGGVESMSRVPMGTDGGALFMNPQIVARHNIVPQGISADLIATKYGYSRTDLDRFAAESYRRATDAQKENRFAKSLVPYKDELGITLLDRDEGVRPGTTVESLGNLKPAFEMMGSMGLDALALMKYAEVDKINHVHHAGNSSQIVDGAAGLLIGSKEIGEKLGLKPRAKIKAFAIIGSEPTIMLTGPVPATQKVLKKAGMSISDIDLFEVNEAFAAIPLFFMEQLGVDHDKVNVNGGAIALGHPLGATGAIISATLIDELERSGKQFGLSTLCIGGGMGIATIFEMV, from the coding sequence ATGGCCGAAGCATTTATTTATGACGCCGTCAGAACCCCGCGCGGACGCGGCAAGTCGGACGGGTCGCTGCACGAAGTGCAACCGATTCAATTGCTCACTTCCGTTTTGAAAGAAATACAGCAGCGTAATCAATTGGATACCAGTTATGTAGATGATGTGATTATGGGCTGTGTAACGCCCGTGGGCGAACAAGGGGCCGACATAGCCCGTACGGCCGTCATTGAAGCAGGCTACGCCGAAAGTGTGGCGGGCGTGCAGCTGAATCGCTTTTGCTCGTCGGGATTAGAGGCCATTAACCAAGCCGCTGCTTACGTGATGTCGGGTCAGGTAGATATGATTGTGGCGGGCGGCGTGGAGTCCATGAGCCGCGTACCGATGGGCACCGACGGGGGTGCTTTATTTATGAATCCTCAGATTGTAGCGCGCCATAATATTGTTCCGCAAGGTATTTCGGCCGATTTAATCGCCACTAAATATGGTTACTCACGTACGGATCTAGACAGGTTTGCGGCCGAATCGTACCGCAGAGCGACGGATGCACAAAAAGAAAATCGCTTTGCGAAATCATTGGTTCCTTATAAAGATGAACTCGGCATTACCCTGCTCGACCGCGACGAAGGCGTGCGTCCGGGAACAACCGTAGAATCGCTCGGAAACCTAAAGCCCGCTTTTGAAATGATGGGCAGCATGGGTTTAGATGCTTTGGCACTGATGAAATACGCCGAAGTTGATAAAATCAACCACGTTCACCATGCTGGTAATTCTTCCCAAATCGTCGACGGAGCGGCGGGTTTGTTGATAGGCTCTAAAGAAATCGGTGAAAAATTAGGTCTAAAACCTCGCGCAAAAATCAAGGCATTTGCCATCATCGGCTCGGAGCCTACTATCATGCTCACGGGCCCCGTACCTGCAACCCAAAAAGTGCTTAAAAAAGCAGGAATGAGCATTTCTGATATTGATTTGTTTGAAGTAAACGAAGCTTTTGCCGCCATTCCACTCTTTTTTATGGAACAATTGGGCGTTGACCATGATAAAGTCAACGTTAACGGGGGCGCTATTGCCTTGGGTCACCCGCTGGGCGCGACAGGCGCGATTATTTCGGCTACACTCATTGACGAACTGGAACGTTCGGGCAAGCAATTCGGCCTTTCAACGCTGTGTATTGGCGGAGGAATGGGAATTGCGACGATTTTTGAAATGGTGTAA